The sequence GGGCCCGGTACGTGTACCAGTCGTAGGCGGTGCTGACGGACGTCGGGTCGGCGATCAGCTTCTCCCGCTCCCCCGCCGTCCGCTCCTCCTCCCGGGCCAGCGCCTCGGCGAAGTCGAGCGGCTCCACGCCCTCGGTCCGCCGCTCCTTCCAGTGCGAGTACGCCCGCTCCACCGGGTCGCGCAGCAGCACGATCAGCTTCACGTCGGGGATCAGGTCCGCCACCCGCCCCGGCGCCAGCGGGTGGAACATGTAGAGCGGCGCGGCCTCCCCCACCCGGGTCGGGCCGCCGTACCGGCGTTCCAGCGCCCGCCGCTGCCGCCGGGTCGGGAAGTGCGAGCGGTACCACGTCTCGCCCCGGGCGAAGGTGTCCTCGAAGTAGTGCGAGGTCTTGGTGTTCCAGGCCGGGAAGAGCCGGGGCACCAGCGGATGCTTCAGCAGGTAGCGCCAGAGCGAGGTGGTGCCGCCGCGCTTGGTGCCGATGATGAGGAAGTCCGGCAGCGGGCGCCGGTCGCTGGTGCGCTCCCCGTAGCGGACCAGCGAGGTGCGCACCCCGGTCCGCACCTGGGCGGGCACCAGCGCCTTGACCCTGTCCCGCATCGTCATCTCGTCCTCCTCGTCAGCTCGGCCCGCGGCCGAGCAGGGTCGGCGCCGTCGCCCGCGCCCGTCGGCGTACCCCCGGATGCAGCAGCAGCGCGACGCCGAGCAGCACCGCGACCCCGAGGGTGAGGAACAGGCCGGCCACGCCCCGGCCGGCGACGGCCGCGCCGGCCGCGGCCAGCACGGCGGTGGCGGTGCCGGCGGCGGCCGCGGCGCGCAGCACCGAGCGGGTGATCAGCGGCTCGCCGATTACCCGGCGGGCGGTCACCGTCGCGATGACGTTCTCCGCCACGATGCCGACCGTCCAGGCCCACGCCGCGCCGAGCGCCCCGTGCGGCGGGATCAGCAGCACGGCCAGCGCCACGTTGAGCAGCAGGCCGGTGGCGGCGGCCAGCAGGTGCCGTCCGCTGCTGCCGCTCATCAGCAGCAACGTCTGTACGATCCCGGTCCCGGAGTTGACCATCATCGCCCCGGCGAGCACGACCATGGCGGCGGCGCCGGCGGTGAACTCCGCGCCGAACAGGCGCAGGAAACCGGGCGCGAAGACCGCCAGCAGCAGGTAGCCGGGCCAGGAGAGCGCGATGATCACCGCGGTGATCCGCCGGTAGACCAGGGCCGCCTCGCCGGTGCGCCCCTGCCCGAGCAGCCGGGACAGCTGGGGTGCCACGGCCACCCGCAGGCCCTGCATGATGAGCAGGCCCGCGAGGGCGTAGCGGCCGACCGCGCCGATGATGCCGGCCTCGGCCTGGCCGGCGAGCGCAGCGGTGAGCAGCACCGTCAGCCACATGCTGCTGGCGTCGATGGTCGCCGAGGCGGCCCGGGGCAGCGCGAAGCCCCACAGCGTCCGCCAGTCCTCGGCGACCGGGCGCAGCGCGGCGCCGGCCCTCAGGCCCAGCGGCCGGGCCAGCAGCGCCACGCAGACCAGCACGGCCACGGCGATCGGGGCGAGCCAGCCGGCGAAGGCCACCGTCACCCCCGCGCCGGTCAGCAGCGCCGCCGACACCAGGGCCGGGCGAGCCGCCGGCACGAAGACGTACTGCACCGCCACCAGGGCGGCGACCGGGCGCACCGCCCGCACGGCGGCCAGCAGCACCGTGGTCGCCACCACGAACGGCAGGCCGGCGAAGGCCAGCCGGAGCAGGCCGGCGCCCTCGCGCGTGCCCGGGTCGAACAGCACCGGCGCGAGCGCCCCGGAGAGGGCCACGCCGGTCAGCGCCACGACCGCGGTGAACAGCAGCGCGGGGAGCAGGGCGACGGGCAGCAGCCGGGCGGCGTCACCGTCGCGACCCGTCCGGCGCCGGGGCAGGGCCCAGACCAGCGCGGTGTCGGCACCGGCGCAGCAGAGCACGCCCATGATCGCCACCACGCCGATCGCGGTGAACATCGCACCGGAGCCGGCCGGGCCCAGACCACGGACGATCACCACGGTCAGCACGAAGCCCAGCAGGCCGTTGACCGCCGCGCCGGCCAGCCCGACCATCCCGCTGCGCGTGCTGCGGCGTACCTCCCGCTCGCCGGCCGCCCCCCCGGCGTCCGCGACGGCCGTGGCGGCCGCGCCGGTCGGCCGCGTACCCGGATCGGTCATGCCGTCCCTCCCTGGCGTGGCGCGTCCGCTACCGGCCGGTCCGGCTCGGACGCCGGCGGCCGGGCCGCCTCGGCCGCCGCCGGCACGGCCGGGGCCGGCGCGGGAGGCGGGATGGTCGCGGCCCGGGGCGCGGGCACGGCGGTCCCGGCCGGCGTGGTCGGCGTTGCCGGGGCAGGGGGCGGGGTGGTGGCGGCCCGGGGCGCAGGGACGACAGTCGTCGCTTCCGCCGCCGTCGACGGCGGGGCGGTCGACGCAGGCGGGGCGGTCGCGGATCGCGGCGCGGGCACGACCGGCGCGGCGCTCGCGGCCGGGACCGGCGCGGACGGCGGGGACGACGCGGACGGCGGGGACGACGCGGACGGCGCGGACGGCGGGGCCGGCATGCGCAGCGGGACCGCGGCCACCCCGGTCGCCGGCGGCGGCGCGGGCGGGGGCACCGGTGGCGCGGGCACCGCGGCGCGGCCGATCCCCCGGGTACGCCAGGGCGCCAGCGGCGCCGGTCGGGCCATGGTGGACGGGCCGGTCGGCGCCCGGTTGACCGGCCCGCCCACCGCCGCCAACCCGGCCCCGACGGCGAAGAAGATCACCGACAGGTTCGGGTCGATGTAGGCGTAGACCGGGATGACCACCAGCGCGATCACCGGGACGGTGCTCAGCCAGTGCCCGGCCGGCGAGACCGCGGCGGCCAGCCGCCGGGCCACCAGCACCAGCCAGCCGAGGAAGACCACCAGCGCCGGGATGCCGTGGCTGTAGAGGATCTGCCAGATCAGGCCCTGGGTGCCCAGCGGCTCCTCGGCGAGGGTGGTGTCCACGCTCTTCGGCGCGCCGTACCCGAGCAGCGGCGAGCGCTCGACCGCCTGCCAGGTCCGCACGTAGAGGTCCATCCGGTCGACGTTGGTGTCGGTGCTGCTGACCCGGGCGTCGATCATCTCCTGCACCGGCACGACCAGGCTGACCACCCAGACCAGCACGACCAGCCCGCCGATCGAGACGATCAGCCGGGCGTTGCCCCGGACCAGGGCGCGCAGGCCCAGGTAGAGCAGGCCGGCGCCGAGGCCGAGGAACATGCCCCGGTTGAGCGTCATGAACGCCGGCACCACCGACAACGGCAGCGACACCCACAGCGCCACCCGGAACCGCCCGGTACGCACCGAGGTCAGGTACGCCAGCACGCAGGGCACCAGCAGCGCGTACGCGGTCCCCCAGTTGTTGGTGTACGGGTACGGCGTCGCGGTGCGGTAGATCGGCGTGCGCGACTGCGGGTTGAACTCGTTGGCCCGGACGTGGGTCAGCGCCTGGATGAACCGCTCCCCCGAGATGCCGTGCGGCAGGGCCATCTCCACCGGGGTGGTCAGGGCGAAGGTCGGCATCAGCACGGCCAGCCAGCCCAGCGCCACCACGCCCAGCCAGTACCAGCCCAGCGGGCGCAGCACCCGGTCCCACCGGGCGCCCTCGCGGACCAGGGTGTGCACGTACACGCAGACCACCAGCGCGGTCGCCAGGAAGCCGAAGCGCAGCCCGAAGGTGAGGTAGGCGGTGGCCCGGTCCAGCCGGGTGGCGCTGAGCAGCACCAGGATGAGGAAGACCAGCCAGGCGGCGCTGCCGGGGGGCAGCGCGACCCGGCCGCGGGTGACCAGCAGGGCGAGCAGCACGACCCCGAAGACCGACCAGCCGAGGTAGAACGCGCCCAGCGCCCACCAGAGCGGCACCAGGGCGAACATGGCCGTCAGCGGCCAGACGGGCAGTGGCGGCGCGGTCGCCCCGGGCCGCCGGTCAGACACCCCGGCCCCGGCGCTGGGCCAGCCGGAGCACCCGCTCCCCGGAGAGCAGGCCGAGCACCACCGGC comes from Micromonospora purpureochromogenes and encodes:
- a CDS encoding sulfotransferase domain-containing protein: MRDRVKALVPAQVRTGVRTSLVRYGERTSDRRPLPDFLIIGTKRGGTTSLWRYLLKHPLVPRLFPAWNTKTSHYFEDTFARGETWYRSHFPTRRQRRALERRYGGPTRVGEAAPLYMFHPLAPGRVADLIPDVKLIVLLRDPVERAYSHWKERRTEGVEPLDFAEALAREEERTAGEREKLIADPTSVSTAYDWYTYRARGRYLEHLEPWLDRFDRGQLLILPSETLYREPAATYARVLDFLGLPAHQLDRYEVFNDRRSSAMDPAVRDELTRYYAPYNEALASRLGMTFDWGS
- a CDS encoding lipopolysaccharide biosynthesis protein, yielding MTDPGTRPTGAAATAVADAGGAAGEREVRRSTRSGMVGLAGAAVNGLLGFVLTVVIVRGLGPAGSGAMFTAIGVVAIMGVLCCAGADTALVWALPRRRTGRDGDAARLLPVALLPALLFTAVVALTGVALSGALAPVLFDPGTREGAGLLRLAFAGLPFVVATTVLLAAVRAVRPVAALVAVQYVFVPAARPALVSAALLTGAGVTVAFAGWLAPIAVAVLVCVALLARPLGLRAGAALRPVAEDWRTLWGFALPRAASATIDASSMWLTVLLTAALAGQAEAGIIGAVGRYALAGLLIMQGLRVAVAPQLSRLLGQGRTGEAALVYRRITAVIIALSWPGYLLLAVFAPGFLRLFGAEFTAGAAAMVVLAGAMMVNSGTGIVQTLLLMSGSSGRHLLAAATGLLLNVALAVLLIPPHGALGAAWAWTVGIVAENVIATVTARRVIGEPLITRSVLRAAAAAGTATAVLAAAGAAVAGRGVAGLFLTLGVAVLLGVALLLHPGVRRRARATAPTLLGRGPS
- a CDS encoding O-antigen ligase family protein, which codes for MSDRRPGATAPPLPVWPLTAMFALVPLWWALGAFYLGWSVFGVVLLALLVTRGRVALPPGSAAWLVFLILVLLSATRLDRATAYLTFGLRFGFLATALVVCVYVHTLVREGARWDRVLRPLGWYWLGVVALGWLAVLMPTFALTTPVEMALPHGISGERFIQALTHVRANEFNPQSRTPIYRTATPYPYTNNWGTAYALLVPCVLAYLTSVRTGRFRVALWVSLPLSVVPAFMTLNRGMFLGLGAGLLYLGLRALVRGNARLIVSIGGLVVLVWVVSLVVPVQEMIDARVSSTDTNVDRMDLYVRTWQAVERSPLLGYGAPKSVDTTLAEEPLGTQGLIWQILYSHGIPALVVFLGWLVLVARRLAAAVSPAGHWLSTVPVIALVVIPVYAYIDPNLSVIFFAVGAGLAAVGGPVNRAPTGPSTMARPAPLAPWRTRGIGRAAVPAPPVPPPAPPPATGVAAVPLRMPAPPSAPSASSPPSASSPPSAPVPAASAAPVVPAPRSATAPPASTAPPSTAAEATTVVPAPRAATTPPPAPATPTTPAGTAVPAPRAATIPPPAPAPAVPAAAEAARPPASEPDRPVADAPRQGGTA